The following proteins are encoded in a genomic region of Natrinema sp. DC36:
- a CDS encoding class I SAM-dependent methyltransferase, protein MNSNEVRRQWAERTGEYSPEYYAYYGPDERSESILEHLVQFVDRDASILELGCSSGRHLAHLHEHGFDDLTGIDVNDDAFDVMEETYPDLAAAGTFYHDTIEGVVGDFDDDRFDVVYSVETLQHLHPDAEWVLEDISRITDDLLITVENEGEDEGEGEADEQTDHSESTDPDVSYVNDDFPLYHRDWNRVFTELGMLEIDTEVGKRDTVRAFRTSQE, encoded by the coding sequence AGTGGGCAGAGCGGACCGGAGAGTACTCCCCGGAGTATTACGCCTACTACGGCCCTGACGAGCGGAGCGAGTCGATTCTCGAGCACCTCGTGCAATTTGTCGACCGAGACGCGTCCATCCTCGAGCTCGGCTGTAGTTCGGGTCGGCACCTCGCACATCTCCACGAACACGGCTTCGACGACCTGACCGGGATCGACGTCAACGACGACGCGTTCGACGTCATGGAAGAGACCTACCCCGACCTCGCCGCCGCCGGCACGTTCTACCACGACACCATCGAAGGCGTCGTCGGCGACTTCGACGACGACCGGTTCGACGTCGTCTACTCGGTCGAAACGCTCCAGCACCTCCACCCCGACGCGGAGTGGGTTCTCGAGGATATCTCTCGGATCACCGACGACCTCCTCATCACGGTCGAAAACGAAGGCGAAGACGAGGGCGAGGGCGAGGCCGATGAGCAGACCGATCACTCGGAGTCGACCGATCCCGACGTGAGCTACGTCAATGACGACTTCCCCCTCTACCACCGCGACTGGAACCGCGTGTTTACCGAGCTGGGGATGCTCGAGATCGATACCGAGGTGGGCAAGCGAGATACCGTCCGCGCGTTCCGAACTTCGCAGGAGTAG